One Deinococcus aestuarii DNA segment encodes these proteins:
- a CDS encoding phosphotransferase enzyme family protein: MTPSPFDPALASRAITTFGLPDARLTLLGVSDNTVLRVDTPTGDPLVLRLHTAPDLGARAVTSELVWLDSLGGVGDGVFPRPRRSLSGEGLVELGGPGRTPFASLLTWVPGDVIGGPLNVVQARQAGGLLAALHRHAEAFVPPEGFERPTYDLASFRRHWENMQTLLGPARVTDREAATIEASWPTFEALLEPLHNVPGGFGLIHGDAHPGNLLWDGKTLRIIDFGRLGWGAYLYDIAYAVLDFGPAERAALMEGYRSVRGLPGGVEPSIRALTDLSALDNLAFLARQPHEHEFVLKALPSVVEAIARLTAERPAT; the protein is encoded by the coding sequence GTGACGCCCAGTCCCTTCGATCCAGCGCTCGCCTCCAGGGCGATCACCACCTTCGGGCTCCCGGACGCTCGCCTGACCCTGCTGGGGGTCAGCGACAACACCGTCCTCCGCGTGGATACGCCCACAGGCGACCCGCTCGTCTTGCGGCTGCATACCGCCCCCGACCTCGGTGCCCGCGCCGTCACGTCCGAACTCGTGTGGCTCGACTCGCTCGGCGGGGTCGGCGATGGGGTCTTCCCGCGACCCCGCCGCAGCCTCTCGGGCGAAGGGCTGGTCGAACTCGGCGGCCCGGGTAGGACCCCCTTCGCGTCCCTGTTGACGTGGGTCCCGGGCGACGTGATCGGTGGGCCATTGAACGTAGTGCAGGCGCGACAGGCGGGCGGGCTCCTTGCCGCACTGCACCGCCACGCCGAAGCCTTCGTGCCCCCCGAGGGGTTCGAGCGCCCCACCTACGACCTCGCCTCCTTCCGCCGCCACTGGGAGAACATGCAGACGTTGCTCGGGCCAGCCCGGGTGACGGATCGGGAGGCCGCGACCATTGAGGCGAGCTGGCCGACCTTCGAGGCCCTGCTCGAACCCCTGCACAACGTGCCGGGCGGCTTCGGCCTGATCCACGGCGACGCGCACCCCGGCAACCTCTTGTGGGACGGCAAAACCCTGCGCATCATCGACTTCGGGCGACTGGGCTGGGGAGCGTACCTGTACGACATCGCCTACGCCGTGCTGGACTTCGGGCCCGCCGAGCGCGCCGCGTTGATGGAGGGCTACCGGAGCGTCAGGGGTCTGCCCGGAGGGGTCGAACCCTCCATCAGGGCGCTGACGGACCTGTCGGCGCTCGACAATCTGGCGTTCCTCGCGCGTCAACCCCACGAACACGAGTTCGTCCTTAAAGCCTTGCCATCCGTCGTGGAGGCCATCGCCCGACTGACGGCTGAGCGACCCGCGACCTGA
- the proS gene encoding proline--tRNA ligase yields MAVMTKAGDKKAQQYGVTPQSVDFNDWYNEVVKKADLADNSPVAGTMVVRPYGSALWENIERWLDARFKATGHESLLFPTLIPMNFLTKEAEHVEGFAPELFTVTKIGTEELAEPYVMRPTSETIIGHMWSGWLNSYRDLPFLHYQWGSVFRAELRTKAFLRTSEFYWHEGHTAHASEEEARAEVRQQLDLYHEFCRDVLALPVVRGEKTASERFAGAVATYSIEGMMRDGKALQSGTSHYLGQNFSKAFDVKFQTREQREEYAYTTSWAISSRIIGAIIMTHGDDQGLIMPPGIAPIQVVVIPVGRKDNFDEMVAEGEKLAAELRAQGLSVKVDKRDGVTNGFKYNDWELKGVPVRVELGPRDLEQGVVVVKNRNAEEKETLRRDEAVSGMRSRLDGIQAWLLKRATDFMLENTVKVDTYEEFRAAIEAGKWVLAFHCGDAESERQIKEDTKATIRNIPLDDAEFFAEREEGGVCVHTGRPAAYGKRVIFGRQY; encoded by the coding sequence ATGGCCGTTATGACGAAGGCGGGCGACAAGAAGGCGCAGCAGTACGGGGTGACGCCCCAGAGCGTGGATTTCAACGACTGGTACAACGAGGTGGTCAAGAAGGCCGACCTCGCCGACAACAGCCCCGTGGCGGGCACGATGGTCGTGCGGCCCTACGGCTCGGCCCTGTGGGAGAACATCGAGCGCTGGCTGGACGCGCGCTTCAAGGCGACCGGGCACGAGTCGCTGCTCTTCCCCACCCTGATCCCCATGAACTTCCTGACGAAGGAGGCCGAACACGTCGAGGGCTTCGCGCCCGAACTCTTCACGGTGACGAAGATCGGCACGGAGGAACTCGCCGAGCCCTACGTGATGCGCCCCACCTCCGAGACGATCATCGGCCACATGTGGAGCGGGTGGCTCAACTCCTACCGCGACCTCCCCTTCCTGCACTACCAGTGGGGCAGCGTCTTCCGCGCCGAGCTGCGGACGAAGGCGTTCCTGCGGACGAGCGAGTTCTACTGGCACGAGGGGCACACGGCGCACGCGAGCGAGGAGGAGGCCCGCGCCGAGGTCCGCCAGCAGCTCGACCTCTACCACGAGTTCTGCCGCGACGTGCTCGCCCTGCCCGTCGTGCGGGGCGAGAAGACGGCCTCCGAACGCTTCGCCGGGGCGGTCGCCACCTACTCCATCGAGGGGATGATGCGCGACGGCAAGGCGCTCCAGAGCGGCACCTCGCATTACCTGGGGCAGAACTTCAGCAAAGCCTTCGACGTGAAGTTCCAGACGCGCGAGCAGCGGGAGGAGTACGCCTACACGACGAGCTGGGCGATCTCCAGCCGCATCATCGGCGCGATCATCATGACGCACGGGGACGACCAGGGATTGATCATGCCCCCGGGCATCGCGCCCATTCAGGTCGTCGTGATTCCCGTGGGCCGCAAGGACAACTTCGACGAGATGGTGGCGGAGGGGGAAAAGCTGGCGGCCGAACTCCGCGCCCAGGGCCTCTCCGTGAAAGTCGATAAGCGCGACGGCGTGACGAACGGCTTCAAGTACAACGACTGGGAACTCAAGGGCGTGCCCGTCCGGGTCGAACTCGGCCCCCGCGATCTGGAGCAGGGCGTCGTGGTCGTCAAGAACCGCAACGCCGAGGAGAAGGAGACCCTGCGCCGCGACGAGGCCGTCAGCGGGATGCGCTCGCGCCTGGACGGCATTCAGGCCTGGCTCCTGAAGCGGGCGACCGACTTCATGCTCGAAAACACCGTCAAGGTGGACACCTACGAGGAATTCAGGGCCGCCATCGAGGCCGGGAAGTGGGTACTGGCCTTCCACTGCGGCGACGCTGAGAGCGAGCGGCAGATCAAGGAGGACACCAAGGCGACCATCCGCAACATCCCTCTCGACGATGCGGAATTCTTCGCCGAGCGGGAAGAGGGCGGGGTGTGCGTGCATACCGGACGGCCCGCCGCGTACGGCAAGCGGGTGATCTTCGGGCGGCAGTACTGA
- a CDS encoding DUF1345 domain-containing protein, whose protein sequence is MTASRPLPPPAVTRFLVGAVLGVAVAALLPDRWPLIVRVLLGWNTLCLAVLIQIWPRLLRSTPERTRELATREDDTRALALLLTVMSALVSLLGVGFALALARQRPGWALGLTALAVVTTVLSWLLLHTEYTLHYARRYYQDGGGILFLEGDGTAADPDYRDFLYLGLTIGMTYQVSDTNVNSRPMRRLLLQHAVLSYVFGTVVIALTVGGVANLLG, encoded by the coding sequence GTGACTGCTTCCCGCCCCCTGCCTCCGCCTGCGGTCACCCGGTTCCTGGTCGGAGCGGTGCTGGGCGTGGCGGTGGCCGCGCTGCTTCCCGACCGCTGGCCCCTGATCGTGCGCGTTCTGCTGGGTTGGAACACGCTCTGCCTGGCCGTGCTGATCCAGATTTGGCCGAGGCTGCTGCGCTCCACCCCGGAACGGACCCGGGAACTCGCCACCCGGGAGGACGACACGCGGGCACTCGCGTTACTGCTGACCGTCATGTCGGCCCTCGTCAGCCTGCTCGGCGTGGGGTTCGCGCTGGCCCTCGCCCGGCAGCGGCCCGGGTGGGCGCTCGGCCTGACGGCGCTGGCGGTCGTGACCACGGTGCTGTCGTGGCTGCTGCTGCACACCGAGTACACCCTGCACTACGCCCGGCGCTACTACCAAGACGGCGGCGGCATCCTGTTTCTGGAGGGCGACGGCACCGCCGCCGACCCCGACTACCGCGACTTCCTGTATCTGGGTTTGACCATCGGCATGACCTATCAGGTCAGCGACACGAACGTCAACTCCCGCCCGATGCGCCGACTGCTCCTCCAGCACGCCGTCCTCTCCTATGTGTTCGGGACGGTCGTGATCGCGCTGACGGTGGGCGGAGTGGCGAATCTGTTGGGGTGA
- a CDS encoding GNAT family N-acetyltransferase, with product MSTVRPFTSADRDACLVLFDSNVPGFFVPQERAEFEEWLGQPFDSGEYGEYFVLEDGGRVVACGGVWLDPQHPERPAGFSWGMVARDAHRRGYGSALLHFRLGRLRELGAREVHLDTSQHTAPFYARFGFREVRRVPDSYGPGLDRVDLVAELGG from the coding sequence ATGAGCACCGTCCGCCCCTTCACCTCCGCCGACCGTGACGCCTGCCTCGTCCTCTTCGACTCAAACGTGCCCGGGTTCTTTGTGCCGCAGGAGCGGGCGGAGTTCGAGGAGTGGCTGGGTCAGCCCTTCGATTCCGGCGAGTACGGCGAATATTTCGTGCTGGAGGACGGGGGAAGGGTCGTGGCGTGCGGCGGCGTGTGGCTCGACCCGCAGCATCCGGAGCGTCCGGCGGGCTTCAGTTGGGGCATGGTCGCGCGGGACGCCCACCGTCGGGGCTACGGGTCGGCGCTGTTGCACTTCCGGCTGGGGCGCCTGCGGGAACTGGGGGCGCGGGAGGTTCATCTGGACACCAGCCAGCACACCGCGCCCTTTTACGCCCGCTTCGGCTTCCGGGAGGTGCGGCGCGTGCCGGACAGCTATGGCCCGGGCCTGGACCGGGTGGACCTGGTGGCGGAACTGGGCGGGTAG
- the leuS gene encoding leucine--tRNA ligase: MSKIEIQESRAERYNPHAIEPRWQEKWEQDGLYTFREDPAKTKHYALTMFPYPSGNLHIGHWYANVAPDARARWMRMRGYNVLFPMGFDAFGLPAENAAIRNNLDPAVWTYSNIEHMTGQFRRMGTMIDWSRQFATCDPEYYRWNQWFFAEFFRRGMVYKKDGPVNWCPKDQTVLANEQVVDGACERCGTPVERRNLSQWYMKITDYADELLDFSDTDMPERVRLMQTNWIGKSVGAEITFDTPAGPETVFTTRPDTVMGATFLVLAPEHSKVAALTTEAQAEEVRAYVEAAGRKTDVERQQDSGEKTGVFTGSYATHPVSGHQIPIWIADYVLATYGTGSIMAVPSGDQRDLDFARKFGLEVIETVRPEGAEPMDAATVTEAYAGDGMIVNEGPLHGMKGGKAHITAVIDRLAELDVAQPKTTYRLRDWLFARQRYWGTPIPIVYCPEHGAQAVPDDQLPVRLPENVEFTPTGQSPLKLDREWIATTCPVCGGPAERDTDTMDTFVDSSWYMYRYLSPHDDAHPYDPAKADLMPVDLYTGGIEHAILHLLYSRFWTKLMRDMGLTTQSEPFRALRNQGIILGPDGEKMSKSRGNVVDPDDLVREYGTDTVRAYLMFIAPWELGGPWDPSGINGPSKWLSRVWALYFDEKVPGPEEKVTEGELRYAVHSTLKKVSGDFERLSFNTIIASLMELTNTLVKAKRSPAFGTPAWDEALDIFNRMLAPVVPHIAEEIWMERGGSESVHVQSWPEVDEAAATRDTVTIGVQVSGKVRGQVEISKTASQEEALSAARANPDVARFIEGKTTVKEIYVPGRIINLVVK; this comes from the coding sequence ATGTCCAAGATCGAGATTCAGGAATCGCGCGCCGAGCGCTACAACCCGCACGCCATCGAGCCCAGGTGGCAGGAAAAGTGGGAGCAAGACGGGCTGTACACCTTCCGCGAGGACCCGGCCAAAACCAAGCACTATGCCCTGACGATGTTTCCGTACCCCTCCGGCAACCTGCACATCGGCCACTGGTACGCGAACGTGGCGCCGGACGCGCGGGCGCGCTGGATGCGAATGCGCGGGTACAACGTCCTGTTCCCGATGGGCTTCGACGCCTTCGGGCTGCCCGCCGAGAACGCGGCGATCAGGAACAACCTGGACCCGGCGGTGTGGACGTACTCGAACATCGAGCACATGACGGGCCAGTTCAGGCGGATGGGCACCATGATCGACTGGTCGCGCCAGTTCGCCACCTGCGACCCCGAGTATTACCGCTGGAACCAGTGGTTCTTCGCCGAGTTCTTCCGGCGGGGCATGGTCTACAAGAAAGACGGCCCGGTGAACTGGTGCCCCAAGGACCAGACCGTGCTGGCGAACGAGCAGGTCGTGGACGGGGCGTGCGAACGCTGCGGCACCCCCGTCGAGCGCCGCAACCTGAGCCAGTGGTACATGAAGATCACCGACTACGCCGACGAGCTGCTGGACTTCTCGGACACCGACATGCCCGAGCGCGTGCGGCTGATGCAGACGAACTGGATCGGCAAGTCGGTGGGCGCCGAGATCACCTTCGACACGCCCGCCGGGCCGGAGACCGTCTTTACCACCCGCCCCGACACCGTGATGGGCGCGACCTTCCTGGTGCTGGCCCCCGAGCACTCCAAGGTGGCAGCATTGACGACCGAAGCTCAGGCCGAGGAGGTGCGCGCCTACGTCGAGGCGGCGGGCCGCAAGACCGACGTGGAGCGCCAGCAGGACAGCGGGGAGAAGACGGGCGTGTTCACCGGGAGCTATGCCACGCATCCGGTCAGCGGGCATCAAATCCCTATCTGGATCGCCGACTACGTGCTGGCGACCTACGGCACGGGCTCGATCATGGCGGTGCCAAGCGGCGACCAGCGCGACTTGGACTTCGCCCGCAAGTTCGGGCTGGAGGTGATCGAGACGGTGCGGCCCGAGGGCGCCGAGCCGATGGACGCGGCGACCGTCACCGAGGCGTACGCGGGCGACGGCATGATCGTCAACGAGGGGCCGCTGCATGGAATGAAGGGCGGCAAGGCGCACATCACCGCCGTGATCGACCGGCTGGCCGAGCTGGACGTGGCGCAACCCAAGACGACCTACCGCCTGCGCGACTGGTTGTTCGCGCGCCAGAGGTACTGGGGCACGCCCATCCCCATCGTGTACTGCCCGGAACACGGCGCGCAGGCCGTCCCCGACGACCAGTTGCCCGTCCGCCTGCCCGAGAACGTGGAGTTCACCCCCACCGGCCAGAGCCCCCTGAAGCTGGACCGCGAGTGGATCGCCACGACCTGCCCCGTCTGCGGCGGCCCCGCCGAGCGCGACACGGACACGATGGACACCTTCGTGGATTCGAGCTGGTACATGTACCGCTACCTGTCGCCGCACGACGACGCGCACCCCTACGACCCGGCGAAGGCCGACCTGATGCCGGTGGACCTGTACACGGGCGGGATCGAGCACGCCATCCTGCATTTGCTGTACTCGCGCTTCTGGACGAAGCTGATGCGCGACATGGGGCTGACGACGCAAAGCGAGCCCTTCCGGGCGCTGCGGAACCAGGGCATCATCCTGGGGCCGGACGGCGAGAAGATGAGCAAGTCGCGCGGCAACGTGGTGGACCCCGACGACCTGGTGCGCGAGTACGGGACGGACACGGTGCGCGCGTACCTGATGTTCATCGCGCCGTGGGAGCTGGGCGGCCCCTGGGACCCCAGCGGCATCAACGGCCCGTCGAAGTGGCTGAGCCGCGTCTGGGCCCTGTACTTCGACGAGAAGGTCCCCGGACCCGAGGAGAAGGTGACGGAGGGCGAGTTGCGCTACGCCGTCCACTCCACCCTGAAAAAGGTCTCGGGCGACTTCGAGCGCCTGAGCTTCAACACCATCATCGCCTCGCTGATGGAGCTGACGAACACGCTGGTGAAGGCCAAGCGTTCCCCCGCGTTCGGCACCCCCGCCTGGGACGAGGCGCTGGACATCTTCAACCGGATGCTGGCCCCCGTCGTGCCCCACATCGCCGAGGAAATCTGGATGGAGCGCGGGGGGTCGGAGAGCGTCCACGTCCAGTCCTGGCCGGAGGTGGACGAGGCCGCCGCCACCCGCGACACAGTGACCATCGGCGTGCAGGTGAGCGGCAAGGTGCGCGGGCAGGTGGAGATCAGCAAGACCGCTTCTCAGGAGGAGGCCCTGAGCGCCGCTCGCGCGAATCCGGACGTGGCGCGCTTCATCGAGGGCAAGACGACGGTGAAGGAGATTTACGTGCCGGGGCGGATCATCAACCTCGTCGTCAAGTAG
- a CDS encoding EamA family transporter, which yields MNSPGWIALGLLAALGGAGVTVFGKLGLEGVNPTLATALRAVIMALVMVAVAFGTGQLGPLLSGKTDLSGRAWLFIVLAGMSGAGSWLAYFAALKTGPTAGVAALDRLSLAFIFLFSALAFREPHGWRGWVGVLVLLAGVYLMASDR from the coding sequence ATGAACTCCCCCGGATGGATCGCCCTCGGCCTGCTCGCCGCCCTCGGTGGGGCGGGGGTCACCGTCTTCGGCAAGCTGGGGCTGGAGGGCGTGAACCCGACCCTCGCCACGGCCCTGCGCGCGGTCATCATGGCGCTGGTGATGGTGGCGGTGGCGTTCGGAACCGGGCAACTGGGACCCCTCCTGAGCGGAAAGACGGACCTCAGCGGGCGGGCATGGCTCTTCATCGTCCTGGCGGGGATGAGCGGGGCGGGCTCGTGGCTGGCGTACTTCGCGGCGCTCAAGACCGGGCCGACTGCCGGAGTCGCCGCGCTCGACCGCCTGAGCCTCGCCTTCATCTTCCTGTTCAGCGCCCTGGCCTTCCGGGAGCCGCACGGGTGGCGCGGGTGGGTGGGCGTGCTGGTGCTGCTGGCCGGGGTGTACCTGATGGCGAGTGATCGGTGA